The DNA segment GCCCCACGCTCACATCGTCTTCACGAATGTCAATGTAGGGATAGGTGTCCGAGCGGCTTTCCGGGTCAAGGATGAGCGCGTCGCAGACGACGTTGCTCTTGCTGTGATGCGCGCCCGGATAAATCTGCACCAGGCCGCGGTACCCAGCGCGCCCACCATCCTTGGAGATGGATTTGCTGGTGATGTTGCTGGTGGTGTACGGCGCAGCATGCACCGCTTTCGCGCCAGCATCCTGGTGCTGACCACGGCCGGCAAAGGCAATCGAAAGCACTTCGCCATGCGCCCCCTTGCCCATCATGTAGATGGCGGGGTATTTCATGGTGACTTTCGAGCCGATGTTGCCGTCCACCCATTCCATCGTGGCGTCTTCGTACGCCACAGCGCGCTTGGTCACCAGGTTATAGACGTTGGTTGACCAGTTCTGAATGGTGGTGTAGCGCACACGTGCGCCCTTCTTGACGATGATTTCCACCACGGCACTGTGCAGCGAGTCGGTCGTGTAGATGGGGGCGGTACACCCTTCCACGTAATGCACATACGAGCCTTCATCGGCGATGATAAGCGTGCGTTCAAACTGCCCCATGTTTTGCGCGTTGATACGGAAGTAGGCTTGCAGGGGCATTTCCACACGCACGCCCGGGGGCACGTAGATGAACGAGCCACCCGACCAGACGGCGCTGTTCAACGCGGCGAATTTGTTATCCGACGGGGGCACTACCGTGCCAAAGTACTCCTTGAACAGGTCGGGGTACTCTTTCAGCGCCGTATCGGTGTCCAGGAAAATCACACCCTGGCGTTCAAGTTCCTTCTTGATGTTGTGATACACCACTTCGGATTCGTACTGCGCACCAACACCCGCCAGGAATTTTTGTTCGGCTTCGGGAATCCCCAGGCGGTCGAACGTGCGCTTGATGTCTTCGGGAACGTCATCCCACGAACGCGCCTGCTTTTCAGCCGGCTTGATGTAGTAGTAGATGTCGTCAAAGTTAATGCCCGACAGGTCGGCGCCCCACGTCGGCATGGGCTTCTTCCAGAAGATTTCGAGCGCCCGCAAGCGGAATTCGCGCATCCAGTCGGGTTCGCCCTTCATCCAGGAAATTTCTTCCACAACCTCGCGCGACAACCCCTTCTTGGCCTTGAAGACATACTTTTCGGGGTCGTGGAAGCCGTATTTTTCGGCATATTCTTTGTTGATCAGTTCAATTTGCTGGCGTTCATCCAATGCCATAGGTTATGCCTCCTTTGCGAGTTCCTCGCGAACCCAGTCGTAGCCCTTTTCTTCGAGTTGGTGCGCCAGTTCAGGACCGCCTTCAGCAACAATGCGGCCATCCACCAGCACATGCACGAAGTCGGGCTTGATGTAGTTGAGGATGCGCTGGTAGTGCGTAATCACAAGCACACCCATCCCGAATTGGTCTTTCAGTTTGTTGACACCTTCGCTCACCACACGCAGGGCGTCAATGTCCAACCCTGAGTCGGTTTCATCGAGGATGGCGATTTTCGGTTCCAGCACCGCCATTTGCAGAATTTCGGCGCGCTTCTTTTCACCACCGGAGAACCCTTCGTTCAGGTAGCGACCGGCAAACGAGCGGTCAA comes from the Ardenticatena maritima genome and includes:
- the sufB gene encoding Fe-S cluster assembly protein SufB, with the translated sequence MALDERQQIELINKEYAEKYGFHDPEKYVFKAKKGLSREVVEEISWMKGEPDWMREFRLRALEIFWKKPMPTWGADLSGINFDDIYYYIKPAEKQARSWDDVPEDIKRTFDRLGIPEAEQKFLAGVGAQYESEVVYHNIKKELERQGVIFLDTDTALKEYPDLFKEYFGTVVPPSDNKFAALNSAVWSGGSFIYVPPGVRVEMPLQAYFRINAQNMGQFERTLIIADEGSYVHYVEGCTAPIYTTDSLHSAVVEIIVKKGARVRYTTIQNWSTNVYNLVTKRAVAYEDATMEWVDGNIGSKVTMKYPAIYMMGKGAHGEVLSIAFAGRGQHQDAGAKAVHAAPYTTSNITSKSISKDGGRAGYRGLVQIYPGAHHSKSNVVCDALILDPESRSDTYPYIDIREDDVSVGHEATVSKVGEEQLFYLMSRGLSEADALNMIVSGFIEPIVKELPMEYAVEMNRLIQLEMEGSVG